From the Gemmatimonadales bacterium genome, one window contains:
- a CDS encoding helix-turn-helix transcriptional regulator: protein MTANRLESVYQPQDGQRTVSAEQLAALRATFKSLRRDGRQIIGQIRDSLDQMRHLRARLLEQRTATANSRGLKGPPRGASLQSTYGFTPRELQVAMLLASGRSNVAIAAALRISPHTARHHTQRVLVKLGVHSRAAAGALLRG from the coding sequence GTGACCGCCAACCGCCTCGAGTCGGTGTACCAGCCGCAGGATGGTCAGCGCACCGTCTCTGCAGAGCAACTCGCGGCCCTGCGCGCCACCTTCAAGTCGTTACGGCGCGACGGACGGCAGATCATCGGACAGATCCGCGATTCGCTGGACCAGATGCGACACCTGCGGGCGCGACTCTTGGAGCAGCGCACGGCCACGGCGAACTCGCGCGGGCTCAAGGGACCGCCGCGCGGCGCCTCCCTCCAGTCCACCTACGGCTTCACTCCCCGGGAACTCCAGGTGGCCATGCTGCTCGCCAGCGGCCGCTCCAACGTTGCGATCGCGGCGGCGTTGCGGATCAGCCCCCACACCGCACGACACCACACCCAGCGGGTGCTGGTCAAGCTTGGCGTCCACTCGCGAGCCGCGGCGGGCGCTCTGCTCCGCGGCTGA
- a CDS encoding PAS domain-containing protein: MSGPTPDFPSMAPQASARVDPWRAWVEQVKDYAIFMIDPRGYTVTWNQGVERVLGYSEREFIGLPAWRLFPVRDRAAMVPESELETAARDGQASDDRWMLRKDGTEFWASGITSALRDASGGLEGFAKVMRDSTAERRSTELLRASEERLRETEHRLMTALDAAGMGTWRWNLLTNEEDLDKGLSRMLGLEAGESVQTMQDVLDRVHPEDYEAVRAAFSQSAQSGADLDIEFRVMRSDGGLRWIRAHGQVFYDAEGDPVTMTGACVDVTRRREVEEQLRQAHRMDAVGRLAGGVAHEVNNMMTVILGFSDIILPTLDQGDDRYADLLQVRKAAARAAMVTGQLLAFSRRQMLQPQALGLNGVLEQLRPILLRLLGADKRLDLTLAPDLWRVYADRGQIEQVLINLTINARDAMTSGGWLAIQTANVRLDDAYAGRHAGVRVPPGRYVQMAVTDTGSGIPHDVQTRIFEPFFTTKPVGQGTGLGLSMVYGLVKQSNGFIWVYSEPAHGTTFKLYFPATDSDAPADHQPGALQGAGGAETVLVVEDDDLVRPLTVRLLEVQGYSVVEARHGGEALEILARPDQPIDVVLADVVMPEMGGSELASRIAASGVDLPVVLMSGFTDDEIARRGLLAPGVPYLQKPFDASQLGQRLREALAARRSGGQA, encoded by the coding sequence ATGTCCGGACCCACTCCAGACTTCCCATCCATGGCGCCACAGGCGTCGGCCCGCGTGGACCCGTGGCGGGCATGGGTCGAGCAGGTCAAGGACTATGCGATTTTCATGATCGACCCGCGTGGCTATACCGTGACCTGGAATCAGGGGGTCGAGCGGGTGCTCGGCTACTCGGAACGGGAGTTCATCGGTCTACCGGCGTGGCGGCTTTTCCCCGTCCGGGATCGCGCGGCGATGGTGCCGGAGAGTGAGCTGGAGACCGCGGCGCGTGACGGCCAGGCGAGCGATGATCGATGGATGCTGCGCAAGGATGGCACGGAGTTCTGGGCCTCGGGCATCACGAGCGCGCTCCGTGACGCCTCGGGAGGGTTGGAGGGATTCGCCAAGGTGATGCGCGACAGCACCGCCGAGCGGCGCTCGACGGAGCTCCTCCGGGCCAGTGAGGAACGGCTGCGGGAGACCGAGCATCGGCTCATGACCGCCTTGGACGCGGCCGGCATGGGGACGTGGCGGTGGAACCTCCTCACCAACGAGGAGGATCTCGACAAAGGCTTGAGCCGGATGCTCGGGCTGGAGGCCGGCGAGTCGGTTCAAACGATGCAGGATGTTCTCGACCGGGTCCATCCGGAGGACTACGAGGCGGTCCGGGCCGCCTTCAGTCAATCGGCGCAGAGTGGCGCCGACCTGGACATCGAATTCCGGGTGATGCGGTCCGACGGCGGGCTGCGCTGGATCCGGGCGCACGGCCAGGTATTCTACGACGCCGAGGGAGATCCCGTCACCATGACCGGCGCCTGTGTGGACGTCACCCGCCGCCGGGAGGTCGAAGAGCAGCTTCGCCAGGCGCACCGTATGGACGCGGTGGGGCGATTGGCCGGCGGGGTCGCACACGAAGTCAACAACATGATGACCGTGATCCTCGGTTTCTCCGACATCATTCTGCCCACCTTGGACCAGGGAGACGACCGGTACGCCGACCTGCTGCAGGTTCGGAAGGCCGCGGCACGTGCCGCGATGGTCACCGGACAGTTGCTCGCCTTCAGCCGCCGGCAGATGCTCCAACCCCAGGCCCTCGGGCTCAACGGCGTACTGGAACAGCTCCGGCCGATCCTCCTGCGGCTGTTGGGAGCCGACAAACGGCTGGACCTGACGCTCGCTCCCGATCTGTGGCGGGTCTATGCCGATCGGGGACAGATCGAGCAGGTGCTGATCAATCTTACGATCAATGCGCGGGACGCGATGACATCCGGTGGCTGGCTGGCCATTCAGACGGCGAACGTGCGTCTCGACGATGCCTATGCCGGTCGTCATGCCGGTGTCCGGGTGCCGCCGGGCCGCTATGTACAGATGGCCGTGACCGACACGGGCAGCGGGATTCCGCACGATGTCCAGACTCGGATCTTCGAACCGTTCTTCACCACGAAGCCGGTGGGGCAGGGCACCGGCCTCGGCCTTTCCATGGTCTATGGGCTGGTCAAACAGAGCAACGGCTTCATCTGGGTGTACAGCGAGCCGGCGCACGGCACAACCTTCAAGCTCTACTTCCCTGCCACCGATTCCGATGCCCCGGCCGATCACCAACCCGGTGCCCTTCAGGGGGCGGGCGGAGCAGAGACCGTCCTGGTGGTCGAGGACGACGACTTGGTCCGGCCGCTCACCGTCCGCCTGCTCGAGGTTCAAGGCTACTCGGTGGTGGAGGCGCGGCACGGAGGCGAAGCGCTGGAGATCCTCGCGAGACCGGATCAGCCGATCGACGTCGTGCTGGCAGACGTGGTGATGCCGGAGATGGGCGGGTCCGAGCTCGCCAGTCGCATCGCCGCTTCCGGTGTCGACCTCCCGGTGGTGCTCATGTCCGGTTTTACCGATGACGAGATTGCTCGCCGCGGGCTGCTGGCGCCGGGTGTGCCCTACCTGCAAAAACCGTTTGATGCCAGCCAACTGGGCCAGCGCCTTCGGGAGGCACTCGCCGCCCGCCGCTCCGGCGGCCAGGCCTGA
- a CDS encoding exonuclease SbcCD subunit D, with product MKLAHLADPHLGIRQYHRQTPAGINQREADIAKAFRAAIDDVIAARPDAVVVAGDLFHSVRPTNSAIVFAFRQFQRLREAIPDAPVVLIAGNHDTPRSAETGSILRLFEELGVDVAVDQPRRLVYPALDLSILAVPHQALTAADRPSLTPEGPERNRVLLLHGEVAGVFPFDRSAAEYGGALIDLRELGGRGEWSYVALGHYHVQHEVAPRVWYAGSLDYVSPNLWGELADERERGSSGKGWLLADLERGKVERRPVAPARAILDLAPLDGEGLSAAAIDVQIAERLHAISGGLADKIVRLVVYNVPRHVGRELNHSMIRGFKSTALHLHLDVRRPEVNRSVGVGAPGRRQTLPELVRSYLSGRPLPAELDREAFVHLGEELIDAVERDLAGS from the coding sequence GTGAAACTGGCTCATCTCGCCGATCCCCATCTCGGCATACGGCAGTACCATCGGCAGACCCCTGCCGGCATCAACCAGCGCGAAGCCGACATCGCGAAGGCCTTTCGGGCTGCCATCGATGACGTGATCGCCGCCCGGCCCGACGCGGTCGTGGTGGCAGGTGATCTCTTCCACTCCGTCCGGCCCACCAACTCGGCGATCGTCTTCGCCTTCCGCCAGTTTCAGCGGCTGCGTGAGGCGATCCCCGACGCGCCGGTCGTGTTGATCGCCGGAAACCACGATACCCCACGCTCGGCGGAGACCGGGTCGATTCTTCGACTCTTCGAGGAGCTCGGTGTGGACGTGGCAGTCGACCAGCCCCGCCGGCTCGTCTATCCGGCGCTGGACCTCTCGATCCTCGCGGTGCCGCACCAGGCGCTCACCGCGGCGGACCGCCCATCGCTCACCCCCGAGGGCCCGGAGCGGAACCGCGTGCTGCTGCTCCATGGCGAGGTGGCGGGCGTCTTTCCCTTTGACCGGAGCGCGGCGGAATACGGCGGAGCGCTCATCGACCTGCGGGAGCTGGGCGGTCGGGGGGAGTGGAGCTATGTCGCACTGGGGCACTACCACGTGCAGCACGAGGTGGCTCCCCGGGTCTGGTATGCCGGATCGCTCGATTACGTGAGCCCCAACCTCTGGGGCGAGCTGGCCGACGAGCGGGAGCGCGGATCTTCCGGAAAGGGCTGGCTGCTGGCCGATCTCGAGCGCGGCAAGGTCGAGCGCCGGCCGGTGGCCCCTGCCCGGGCGATCCTGGACCTGGCACCGCTGGATGGGGAAGGACTCTCCGCGGCCGCGATCGATGTCCAGATCGCCGAGCGGCTGCACGCCATCTCCGGTGGACTCGCCGACAAGATCGTCCGCCTGGTCGTGTACAACGTGCCGCGTCACGTCGGACGGGAGCTGAATCATTCCATGATTCGCGGATTCAAGTCCACGGCGCTGCACCTGCACCTGGACGTTCGTCGTCCCGAGGTCAACCGCAGCGTTGGCGTGGGCGCGCCGGGGCGGCGGCAGACCCTTCCCGAGCTGGTGCGATCCTATCTGAGCGGCCGTCCCCTTCCAGCGGAGCTCGACCGCGAGGCGTTCGTGCACCTGGGCGAGGAGTTGATCGACGCGGTCGAGCGGGACCTGGCAGGGTCCTGA
- a CDS encoding SMC family ATPase, protein MQINRIRLCNFRQHEHTDLELGAGLTGIIGPNGAGKTTILEAIAWAMYGMPAARGSRETIRRRGAPPRAKVEVEMEFSLGPHQYRVVRSLNGAELYQDGDPAPIANSLGAVTERVTRLLGMTREEFFNTYFTGQKELAVMAAMSAPERAQFLSRVLGYERLRAAQERLKERRASLRARLEALRAGLVDPSELDTAEQRARQRIAAAATAETATADTLAGAERLLLEVRPRWERVQVLRESALALDAELTVARHQVGAASDRVGRLERQMEEAALAAHNLEELTGRLAPLPDLRNEAATLGRQAEAWAARKGLLAQLSEVRTHLASVEERMDRIPTRAAVESSRERVNDLRASLTGLALDAEAARTAWVQDAQDARTKRQGLLDQYQELKDQRQRIVKAGPEGDCPTCTRPLGKEYGTVLQLLDRQIEEVVSNGNFYKQRIEQLQAEPRELEEVEHRRIEVERELSNAIAELGRLDAQTQEAGHLHEEHERLVLRTHELEASLGLLLGSYDQGRHEAVIGQIRELEPLALQAERLRGLVDRGSVVTAELETAHGERDAAAARQALLEGRLAELGYNEPMYRAAREAELTAEHGRREAELALVRARGESAAAAELIAEIARRRAERVEREREAAATAAELALHQELDRALTDLRTDLNAALRPDLSELASGFLRDLTNGRYTDLELDEDYVATLLDDGEAKAVISGGEEDVANLALRLAISQMIAERAGQPLSLLVLDEIFGSLDEERRASVVDLLRSLADRFPQVILITHIDSVREGFDRVVRVGFDLASGVATVREDPLGGHDVAA, encoded by the coding sequence ATGCAGATCAACCGGATCCGCCTCTGCAACTTCCGCCAGCATGAGCACACCGACCTGGAGCTCGGCGCGGGGCTCACTGGCATCATCGGGCCCAACGGCGCCGGGAAGACCACCATTCTCGAGGCTATCGCCTGGGCGATGTACGGCATGCCGGCGGCTCGCGGCAGCCGGGAGACCATCCGCCGCCGGGGCGCGCCGCCCCGCGCCAAGGTCGAGGTGGAGATGGAGTTCAGCCTCGGTCCTCACCAGTATCGCGTGGTCCGGTCGCTCAACGGCGCCGAGCTCTACCAGGACGGCGATCCCGCGCCCATCGCCAATTCGCTCGGTGCCGTCACCGAGCGGGTGACCCGGCTCCTCGGCATGACCCGCGAGGAGTTCTTCAACACCTATTTCACCGGCCAGAAGGAGCTCGCCGTGATGGCGGCGATGAGCGCGCCGGAGCGCGCCCAGTTCCTCTCCCGCGTGCTGGGATACGAGCGCCTCCGCGCGGCGCAGGAGCGGCTGAAGGAGCGCCGGGCATCGCTGCGCGCCCGGCTCGAGGCGCTCCGCGCCGGCCTGGTCGATCCCAGCGAGCTCGATACTGCTGAGCAGCGCGCCCGGCAGCGGATCGCGGCCGCCGCGACCGCCGAAACTGCGACCGCCGATACGTTGGCCGGGGCCGAGCGCCTGCTGCTCGAGGTACGCCCCCGGTGGGAGCGTGTCCAGGTCTTGCGGGAGAGCGCGCTCGCCCTGGACGCCGAACTCACGGTAGCCCGGCATCAGGTGGGTGCCGCCTCCGACCGGGTCGGGCGCCTGGAGCGGCAGATGGAGGAAGCCGCGCTCGCGGCCCACAACCTGGAAGAGCTCACCGGCCGGCTCGCCCCGCTGCCGGACCTTCGGAACGAGGCGGCGACGCTCGGTCGCCAGGCCGAAGCGTGGGCGGCCCGCAAGGGGTTGCTGGCCCAGCTCTCCGAGGTGCGTACCCATCTCGCCTCGGTGGAAGAGCGGATGGATCGGATCCCCACCCGCGCGGCCGTGGAGAGCTCTCGCGAGCGGGTCAACGATCTCCGTGCCTCACTCACCGGGCTCGCCCTCGACGCCGAGGCCGCCCGGACCGCCTGGGTGCAGGACGCACAGGATGCCCGGACCAAGCGGCAAGGACTCCTCGATCAATACCAGGAGCTCAAGGACCAGCGCCAGCGAATCGTGAAGGCCGGCCCGGAAGGCGACTGCCCCACCTGCACCCGGCCCTTGGGCAAGGAGTACGGCACCGTGCTCCAGTTGCTCGACCGGCAGATCGAGGAGGTCGTCTCCAACGGCAATTTCTACAAGCAGCGCATCGAGCAGCTGCAGGCCGAGCCGCGCGAGCTGGAGGAGGTCGAGCACCGCCGCATCGAAGTGGAGCGGGAGCTCTCCAACGCCATCGCGGAGCTGGGCCGGCTCGACGCACAGACCCAGGAAGCGGGACACCTCCACGAGGAGCACGAGCGCCTGGTGCTCCGCACCCATGAGCTGGAGGCGTCGCTCGGTCTGCTGCTGGGGTCCTACGACCAGGGCCGCCACGAGGCCGTCATCGGGCAGATCCGCGAGCTGGAGCCGCTCGCGCTGCAGGCCGAGCGCCTGCGTGGCCTGGTCGACCGCGGCAGCGTGGTCACCGCCGAGCTGGAAACCGCCCATGGCGAGCGCGACGCCGCAGCCGCGCGGCAGGCCCTGCTGGAGGGGCGGTTGGCGGAGCTGGGGTACAATGAGCCCATGTATCGCGCGGCCCGGGAGGCGGAGCTCACCGCCGAGCACGGCCGGCGGGAGGCGGAGCTCGCGCTGGTGCGGGCTCGCGGCGAGAGCGCGGCGGCCGCGGAATTGATCGCCGAGATCGCTCGCCGCAGGGCTGAGCGGGTGGAGCGGGAACGCGAGGCGGCCGCCACCGCGGCGGAGCTGGCGCTGCACCAGGAGCTCGACCGCGCGCTCACCGATCTGCGGACCGACCTGAACGCCGCCCTCCGCCCCGACCTGTCCGAGCTCGCTTCCGGCTTCCTGCGCGACTTGACCAATGGTCGCTACACCGACCTGGAGCTGGACGAAGACTATGTCGCGACCCTGCTGGACGATGGTGAGGCCAAGGCGGTCATCTCGGGCGGCGAGGAGGACGTGGCCAATCTGGCGCTGCGGCTCGCGATCAGTCAGATGATCGCGGAGCGGGCGGGTCAGCCGCTATCGCTGCTGGTGTTGGACGAGATCTTCGGCTCGCTCGACGAGGAGCGCCGCGCCTCGGTGGTGGATCTGCTGCGCAGCCTGGCCGACCGTTTCCCCCAGGTCATCCTGATCACCCACATCGACTCCGTGCGGGAGGGTTTCGACCGGGTGGTGCGGGTGGGCTTCGATCTGGCGAGCGGCGTCGCGACGGTGCGGGAGGATCCGCTGGGAGGACATGATGTGGCGGCCTGA